AATGCCACCAGGGTTATCGTGCTTTGAGGCACCATCTTGGAAGTGATGCTCTCTGCAGACATGTGGAAAGAGTccacattccaccaacagtgacTCACCCAAAGTTAGTATGATCTGTTCTTCCTGTGTCTTTCCCACTAAAATGTTTATCCACCCTTCAGGGCAGTGTTAAACGGCACAAGCAAATTGGCTCTTTACTTTCAAATCaatatttgtataattatataGTTGAATGGAATTGCAGGCCTAGATGTCTATAATATTAATCTACATCTATTGGAGCATACTACAACAGTTATATTTGAATTTGCTGTTTAACGTCTCTCTGGCGCAGCAATGTGTGACTCTAAAGgaggctgtttttgttttatagctGTAACTGTCTTGGTGCGTGACAGCTGCCCCAAAGGTATCCCCCTTTgattgccttctgctcaggagcTTTCAGTATTGATAGTACATCTGGAGCCAGGTGACTAATGAGTTACTTACTCCATAGCAGATGCCACTGGCTAAGCCAAAGTAAGTGGCCTATCGAAACAGGAATTGCTCTCCACAAAGCTGTCATGTAGGGCGATGAACATATATCCGAGATCTGCTCCTGGTTATTTTCAGCTGGCTTTGCCTACAGTTTCACTGGTCCCTTAATTATGTATTTGGAGGAAAACTAACTAGAGGACTCCGTCATTAGAACGTTTGTAATATGTTTGGTGCTCAAATTATTGAAGTTTCCCACTTTCCTTAGAATTCATCCAGTTGGCAAAGGATTTTGAGGATTTCCGTAAAAAGTGTCAGAGAACAGACCACGAGCTGGGGAAGTACAAGGATCTTTTGATGAAAGCAGAGACTGAGCGTAGTGCTCTGGATGTTAAGCTGAAGCATGCACGCAATCAGGTGGATGTCGAGATCAAACGGAGACAGCGAGCTGAGGCTGACTGTGAAAAGCTGGTGTGTATTGTTCTCTATGCCAGAACTAtggcagtggggggagggggcagcatcATCTGGTCATGTTTCCATCTGCCAGTTAtactcagtttcctcttccacATTAAAGAACTAAAAGCAATCTATCCGTTGACAACTTGGCCTTGACTGGAGCTGAAATTGCAGCATAGGAATCCTGTTCTTCAtagactgaaattaaaatattttttctcttttagactTGAAACTATAACTTCATAGATTTCAGATgagaatttaaagaattaaaattaggCAGGGGATTCCTAGCATGTTGATCTGTCACAAGATGTTGATGTCTCATGCCACCTAGAGTATCCTCATCCTTTTGTCAATAGCTAGTACTTTGTTATTGATACAGGCAAGACAACTCTAAGGTTTTCCATCATTACTGCCCTTGGTTCAGGGGAAGGGGCTAGATGTAATCTGCCAGTTGAGCAATGTGACTAAGGTAGAACACTATCATTTTGATGTTCCAGGGTGGGTCATGGTACAAAGGAAAGCCTGTATGAGGAGGCACTAATCCATCTTGGTACAGTGTTAAATGCCTCAGTAAGCTCAAATTGACTGGTTCCAGTGTGTCACAGCTTTGTATCCATTTCAATGCATTTTGCTCCACTATTTAGAAAGGTGGGTGGCTGCTTTGATCCATAGAGGAAGCCAATAATTGTCCTGATAAAATGATACTAAATTGTTTTTGCTATGTGAAATCTATTTTGGGACTCTCATTTTGCAATACTGTCTTGAATTAGCAGCTTGACCCAAAAGTCTTGTAGCAGAAAGCCCACTATTCTAGATGGAGTTCATTTTACCAGTCAGAAATCAGAGACGCAATCTGGGCTTGATGTGAATTAATATGCTATTGGTGTAGCAGGCTTCCTGAAGGCTCATTTGCATAATGCTGTATTTTAATGTCTTCTGGTCTGCCCGTCCCATAAATTTGAGGTGAAGCTTTCTCCCCTGGTTAGTTAGGATGTTTTACTCTGCTTTGGTCTGCAGGAAAGACAGATTCAGCTGATTCGAGAGATGCTCATGTGTGACACATCTGGCAGCATTCAACTAAGCGAGGAGCAAAAATCAGCTCTGGCTTTTCTCAACAGAGGCCAACCATCCAGTGGCAATGCTGGGAACAAAAGGTGGGGAAACTGCATCTGTTGTTATCTGATCACGAGCAATGCAGCTGTCGGAAGTTCTTGTTATCTGAACTCTTAAATATACTGCTTCTGGAATGTGTGCtgaataaagcagaaaaagactTTGGAGGAAGGGCGAGTGGGAAATAAAGGCACAAGGGCCTCCCACttccttttatcttattttgtttttgatctttCCTTGGGATGTTGTTTCACCATGGGTAAAATTTTGATGTTGGTGCTAAATTGCACATCAATAACTAATTCCACTCATTGCTCAGAAACCTAAAGGTGAAAGTGGCAGTTCAGCAGTACTTTGAATGTTTACTCTCCAGAGAGCTCTTGTAGCTCTTCTGGTTTAGAAGGCCTCTGAGCCCAGACCAGACAATAATTTTGGTTTCACTGCATCACTATTTAAAATAGTCTCAACCAGGCTTTGAATTTAACACCCCCGATACAATACATAGGGAAAGGTCAGCACTCTTAGagctatttattttgttgcctgGTTGTTTTATGGGGAATCTTTATAACTGAGAAGATATATGGGCTTAATTTCTTCAAAAGCTAATGCTGGGTGATACTCTTTCTTATAGAAAGCAACCACAATTGGGATCAGATTAAACTTCACTCTTCTGCCTATGAATTTTTAGTAGCGTGTTCCGCAGGAGTAGCACCCATGCTCCTGACTGTAACTTTCAACTGATGTTGCGAGGTCTTTGCCAAAAAAACAGGTGTGCTGCATGTGTCTTCGTGCATGCACAGACACACTCTCCCACAGAAACCAGCACAACGAGGCTTTGAACTTGTAGTTGTCTCCATAGGAAGGCACTGCTATGAAATTGCTGATTTTACTTGACCCCTGTGACTTGTTCTGAGTGTTCTTGCATTTTTACTTTCCAGAGTCTTCTGTATCTAATACTGTTTTGTTTCACTCATTTAGATTGTCAACTATTGACGAATCTGGTTCCATTTTATCCGATATCAGTTTTGACAAGACTGACGAATCGCTGGTAATAAATGTTTGATCTTTGaaaattgtctatttttcttaCCCCTGCTCCCTCGGGAATCTCCTTTCTGTCCTCTCTTCTGATATTCCTTTATTACTGTTGTAGTAATTGATGTGTTATAGATACTGAGCtagcattttgttttattaattttaaggttatttatttatttgagagagagagagaaagagtgtacagctgtgggggtgagggagagagagtctttaaGCAtattccacactgagtgcagagcccaacgcagcggggctcaatctcacaaccctgagatcatggcctgagccgagaCCAGGAGTCAGACGcataaccaactgcaccactcaggcgcccctgagctagcattttaaaataaaaatccacataaGCTATAAGAGACTGGCTTATATATTTAGTTTCTGAAAGTGAGAATATAGAATTCAGGATTTGGCATGAGGTTAAATTTATTTAACGGATCTGTGAGCTACATGTACTAATTGACTGTATCTTCTTGGCTTATTAAACATCCAcagctagcaaaaaaaaaaaaaaaaaaaaaaaaattagcaagatTCTACCCAGGCAGGGCTTATTTGCTGCTCTTGGAGAGAATAGACTTGTGACTTATTTCAGAGTTAGTTCGGTTCTTGAGAAAACTTAGTCATACTTCACAATTTAGAAGGAAACCAGTGCCTTGGAACTTCAGCCAGAAAAATGGCAAAGTTTCTAGGGACTCTAATGCTTTGTTCAACAATGGTTAATAGGTCTGAACTCTTGTTACCCTACCTTTGTGGGGCAGCACCCTTTTCTTAACTTACAATGATTTCTGCATAAAAGGTAATCTCTGATATTTCAATCTTTGATGTTCAGGATACTGGTGGTTTGTTGGTTTGTGTATCTTTCCTATTTTACTGGCTGAAAGCTAGCAAACAAAGCAGTAAATCAGGAGGTAATTCCTGGTTGGTTTTCTGATAGTGTGAAACAAGTGACAACTACTTATTAAATGGGCTAGGAGCATTACATCCCAAATCAGTGTTTGGGGAAATCAttgccattttatagatataaatagTAGGTATCACCTTTTTGAAATATAGAATGATATGAATAGGTTTGGGATATATAGTAAAACTAGAACCTATTAATAACTGATTTGGGAGCTAGACCAAATATGGTGTATCTGTTATAATCCAAACTGAATCAGATAATCAGTAGCTAAATTAAATTACTTGACCAGGAATTGGAGAGTTTAGATTTCATTTAGCTAAGCTACCATTTGCTCTCTACTGTTTCTGGGTTTTGTGTTTTCAGAGATTATCAGGAGTAAGTCATAGGTGGTTCCTAAAAGTGAATGTAAATGGTTATTTAAGTGAAGTGAAACTAGACCACGGtaaaaaaattcttcagtggTGAATGTCTTTGTTGGGGCCCAAGGAAGAGGATGTTTGAGAAATGTAAAGCCTGAACTAGAACTTGTTAAGTGGCTACATTGTACAGAACGTCTGGTTAGATGATAGCAATCCCTTAAGAGCAAGAAGGACATGTAACCTGATCAGTATAGTACCTGAGCTTCTGTGAGTTCTACAACTAATTACAGAAATAGTCAGAAATAAAGGGCCAGGCACTGGAGATAATCACGACAGAAGTTGATTCTTTAACCTTTTCTTGCCTCTGTGGTATTGACTCCTGACTCTATTATAATAGCTTCAATTTTGGAGATAAAGCAAGTTAACTCACCATAGCTCTATAGCTATAGCACTTGAGaccctcccctttccctctccccaaatTGTCAGGCAGTCTGTCTCAAAAAGCTTTtcgaggggcgcctgagtggctcagcagttgaacgtctgccttcagcttagggcatgatcctggggtcctgggatcgagtcccacatcaggctctctgtggggagcctcctccctctacctgtgtctctacctctctatttcccatgaataaataaataaattcttaaaaaaaaagcctttcaagttttctgtaaatttatTTGCACAGGGTTTAGGGGAGGCCTAACCACAGAGAGAAACTAATGCAGTGTAATTGTCAACAGGATTGGGATTCTTCCTTGGTAAAGACTTTCAaactaaagaagagagaaaagagggtaCGTAtggttttatttagtttttgctgttgtttttacaAAATTACAATAAAGGAATTTTCTCTAGAAGTTTTTCCATGATACAGCATTCCTGACTTATGTTGCTCTAATCATTTTTAAACACCTATTACAAATGAATTCATCCTGGGGGCTGTATTGCCAATCCTCGAGGTAGTAACTCAGGACAGAATCTTGTCCTATTTCACTGTTCTGGCTGCCTCAGTTCATTCATATATTGGAAAAGGATTTACTTAAGTTTGTTTTGAGTTGTCATAGGAATTTTTACGCAGGACTTTTGTACTCTAAAAAATTTTCAGATGAAGTACGTGTATAATGGGATATGCAGAGCTCTGTCTGTGTGTGCTTGTTTAGGGTACTTAATATGTGTCCAAAGACTTCATGTCTTTTGATAGGATTACAGCTCTACTTTTTCTGGTGCTGTCATCTAAATTTTTCCAAAGCTTGGTTGTTTCTTCCAGGGCATTGAGGGCATTTTTGTGTTGGTACAACTTAAGCTTTATGTGGAAATagaatgatatatataaataactaactaactaactaactaactaactaactaactaacatTGTTATTTACCATAGCCCTGGTACCTAGGACTTGTACCCAAGTTGTCTAATGGAATAATGTTATCTTCTGTGCTTCAGGTCTTCTATTTGGCACTAAACTAATTGGTCTTTGTCTCCTTTCCAGCGCTCTAGTAGCCGACAGTTCATTGATGGTCCCCCTGGACCTGTAAAGAAGACTCGTTCCATTGGCTCCACAGTAGACCAGGTAAGAATAGTCAGGCCAAGAGAATTGTGGTTGTGAACACATTAGAGATTAGTGGCCCCAAGCACTAAGAATCCtgagtcaaggggcacctgggtggctcagtctgttaaacatatgatccttggggtcctggaatcaagccccacgttgggctccctgctcagtgaggagtctccttgtccctttccctccccttctgctcctgaccctgcttgtgctctctctgtctctctctcaaataaataaatagaatcctgaATCAACGCTGTAAtgttattttgagagagagatttggTGAGTTTTTCTGTGTAATAATAGGATCCTTATCATCCACATGAATGGAATCACTCTGAGTAAACAACTGTTGGTTTTGTATTTGATTCTATGTAGTTGCTTATGTGTATGCCTCTGTGACCTATATTTCTGTTCTAAAGTACAAGGTTTCAACTGAGTGTTTTGAGCTAGGGCCTTAAGTCCTGGCCAAGATTTAGGAGTTTTCAGCCACTCCAAAACACCCTATAGTGGAGGGGAAATGAGATTCACATGTTTGTTCTTCCCTCATTTCTACTTTTGTTTCAGGGGAATGAATCTATAGTTGCAAAAACTACGGTGACTGTTCCCAATGATGGCGGGCCCATCGAAGCTGTGTCCACAATTGAGACTGTACCATATTGGACGAGAAGCCGAAGGAAAACAGGTCCATTGGGTTTCTAACTAAATTGCCTGTGTAAAACAACTAGTAAAATTGGGGGAGACTTGGTTTTTTAAGAACCTTTTGAGGCAGGGAGTAGATGTTGTGGGTGGTTTCTTACTGCTGCTTACTGAAGGCCAGGACACTGTCATACTCTACCTTTAGATTGCTAGCCTGCCCTATGCCACTCACATGTAActcgttgttgttttttttttcctatagattaTTTAAGAgtgagagtggggggaggggcagagggtgagaatcttcaagcagactccatgagcatggagcctacatgggactcgattccatgACTCatgagaccctgacctgagccaaaatcaagagtcagatactcaacctattgagccagccaggtgccctataatttgttattctttttttttttttttttaatttttttattggagttcaatttgccaacatatagcataacacccagtgctcatcctgccaagtgcccccctcagtgcccatcacccagtcaccccaaccccccgcccacctccccttctactaccccttgttcatttcccagagttaggtgtctctcatgttttgtcatcctcactgatattttcactcattttctctcctttccctttattccctttcactaatttttgtattcctcaaatgaatataatgtttgtccttttccgattgacttatttcactcagcataataccctccaggtccatccacgtcgaagcaaatggtgggtatttgtcatttctaatggctgaggaatattccattgtatacatagaccacagcttctttatccattcatctttcgatggacaccgaggctccttccacagtttgcctattgtggacattgctgctagaaacatcggggtgcaggtgtcacggtgtttcactgcatttgtatctttgggataaatccccagcagtgcaattgctgggttgtagggcagatctatttttaactctttgaggaacctccacacagttttccaggtaACTTGTTATTcttgaaatgatttttctgcatagCGATTGTAGTCACTTCTGATTATGGTTACAAATTACTGGTCATCTACCAGTTATATTAAACTTGGGGTTAAAATTCAGAAGGAACAAAATATTAAGCTTAAAGTTGCTTGTTTTCTAGGTACTTTACAGCCTTGGAACAGTGACTCTACCTTGAGCAGCAGGCAGCTAGAGCCAAAAACTGAGACAGACAACTCTGGCACCCCGCAGAATAATGGAGGGATGCGCCTGCATGACTTCGTCTCTAAGACGGTAGATCTGTGATCACTTTGTTCTTTTGGGCACGCTTAAGTTTTTGATTGTGAAAGTAAAATATActagaaacaaatttaaataactcAATATTAGAAAGTTAAATGTCAGATCTCCTTCTTTCAATTCCACTCTTCAGGGTTCACTATCAGTTACAGAAGATGTCTATCTTTACATTCTGTGAggaatattaaattaaaacaagcCAACTTTTCAGAAGCAATTGTTGGTGCTTTTTAGTGATACACATTTACAGTGTATGCTTGAATACAGCATGTTTTTCCTTTGTCCCATTGGATTTCCTCATAAAAACCTAAGCAATCTGACAGGCTCAGAAGAGTTTATTTGAGCCACAGGAAAGTAAGTGGCAGAGTTAATATGGAAACTTTGTTAACTTCTTGTCAACAGATTCTTTCCTCTAGTGTACACTGCCCCCTTCCAGCTGGATGACCTCATGCAAGTGACACAGCCTCTTTTGGCTTCCGTTTCcttatcttaaaagaaagaacaaaaacctCTTTTGTAggattattgtgagaattacacAAATAGGTGTAAAGGGATTAGGAAGTTATTTGGTACTAAGTGCCTAATAAATTAACTATTGATGATGATAGTTTTCTAAGACCACTCTGTTCTTTCTGCCCTCTTTTGTCCTCAGGTTATTAAACCTGAATCTTGTGTTCCATGTGGCAAGCGGATAAAATTTGGCAAGCTGTCTCTGAAGTGTCGAGACTGTCGTGTGGTCTCTCATCCAGAATGTCGGGACCGCTGTCCCCTTCCCTGCATTCCTACTCTGATAGGAACACCTGTCAAGATTGGAGAGGTACGACCTGTGGGGCCCGTCTTTGTGGTATGGCTTCTTTGGCTTTTTCAAAGCTAAATGTCAGTTTTAATCCTAAAATTAGTGATGCCAAGCATAGTTTTTCCCCAGGAATGATGAAGAGAAATGGTAAAATGTTAACTTTCAGTAGACTCCTGCTTGGGTTTGTCTGTTTCTACATCAgactcttcttcccctccctccttccaccttCTCCCCGCTTCTCTgttcatcctccctccctccctttccttctttccttccttcctctcccttctccttccttccctcttcttctcctccttcccctctctacATGCTATTCCTGTTTTATAAAATCTCAAACATACACAGAAGTAGAGAGATTAGGACAACTGACCTCTGGTTCCTGTCACTCAGCTGTTGTGATTACTAGTTCACATCCAAGCTTGACTTATCAGTACCCCCCTGTTCTCCTCCTGGCCCTGTCCAGTAAATTATCTTGAAACGAATCCCAGCCATCACGTGATTTCATCTGTGAATGTACTTTCTCTTATGTTAGAGGTATTCCATACTAGGCTATTAAAATTAGATTGCTTATTTCTAAAAACTGATTCagtctataaagaaattatttgttGTATGAACAACATTAACAAGattcaaaacaaaatgattaTGCTGCTACCCAGCCCCTAGCGAATCAAATGTTACTTTTCTTTAATCTTAACAGTTCTTATTTGTGCGTGTAATCGGTTACAGATTTTCTCTACTCCAATAGAGAACCATGGACCTCTCCCCTTCAGATAGGTTTGTGTCCTGATCAACTGTTAATTGTATTAAGTAATTTTTCTTACTAAGAATAATTTAGGGGTAaaaaaggttttccttttttagaataATAAATTACTTCCTATTAAAGGCCATACGTATAATctcattatttcttgttttctgaggCCCTTGAATAGAGGACCAGCGGGGGCAGAGTTGTAGCCAGTCCATCTTACTACTTGTTCACCCAAGAGTGTGGTATATGTGACCATAAATCAGTCCTGGTGTGGTTGTAGGAAAAGTATAGTTGAGAGTCTCTGATCTAATATATACTCTGGGAATAGGAATTTAAAAGTAGACATGATGTCCCAGCCTCAGTATTAGTTTGGAGAtggtttttcctcttcctcttgatTTGCTGGTCTAAgtgatataaataataatttaaaactctCCCTTTTCAGGGAATGCTGGCAGATTATGTGTCCCAGACTTCTCCAATGATCCCGTCCATTGTTGTCCATTGTGTAAATGAGATTGAACAGAGAGGGCTGACTGAGGTAAGAGTCGAccttcagaggcacctgggtggctcagttggttaagcgactcTTGAtactggctcaggtcgtgatgagATGGAGCCCGTGTcagtctccttaagattctctctctccctctcctctgccctacACCTGTCTGGCTCTGCCCCCGActctaaagaaaaaagttaatctGCAGAGATCGTGAATTTGTTATTTGTGTTAATAATTAGGAGTTCTTAACTGAAAGTGTCACCTTAATAATAGACAGGCCTGTATCGGATCTCTGGCTGTGACCGAACAGTAAAAGAGCTGAAAGAGAAATTCCTCAGAGTGAAAACTGTACCCCTCCTCAGCAAAGTGGATGATATCCATGCTATTTGTAGCCTCCTGAAGGACTTCCTTCGAAACCTCAAAGAACCCCTTCTGACCTTTCGGCTAAACAAGACTTTCATGGAAGCAGCAGGTAAGAGTAGATCTTAATACTGGATTGTGAGTTCCACATGGGCAGGATTATTTTGACTCTTCGTTTCCTGCCCAGTGCGGTGCATGCAACATAGTGGATGCATAAATGCTTTGATGGAAGAATAACGATCTGTGTTCCTGGTGCCCATCCTCTTCCTGTCTAAacaaagtttttatttgttttggggtcAAGTTTGATGCTGTCCT
Above is a window of Canis lupus baileyi chromosome 25, mCanLup2.hap1, whole genome shotgun sequence DNA encoding:
- the RACGAP1 gene encoding rac GTPase-activating protein 1 isoform X3, which encodes MNSERQIQLIREMLMCDTSGSIQLSEEQKSALAFLNRGQPSSGNAGNKRLSTIDESGSILSDISFDKTDESLDWDSSLVKTFKLKKREKRRSSSRQFIDGPPGPVKKTRSIGSTVDQGNESIVAKTTVTVPNDGGPIEAVSTIETVPYWTRSRRKTGTLQPWNSDSTLSSRQLEPKTETDNSGTPQNNGGMRLHDFVSKTVIKPESCVPCGKRIKFGKLSLKCRDCRVVSHPECRDRCPLPCIPTLIGTPVKIGEGMLADYVSQTSPMIPSIVVHCVNEIEQRGLTETGLYRISGCDRTVKELKEKFLRVKTVPLLSKVDDIHAICSLLKDFLRNLKEPLLTFRLNKTFMEAAEITDEDNSIAAMYQAVGELPQANRDTLAFLMIHLQRVAQSPNTKMDVTNLAKVFGPTIVAHAVPNPDPVVMLQDIKRQPKVVERLLSLPLEYWSQFMMVEQENIEPIHVIENSNAFSTPQTPSSKVSLLGPVTTPEHQLLKTPSSSSLSQRVRSTLTKNTPRFGSKSKSATNLGRQGNFFASPMLK
- the RACGAP1 gene encoding rac GTPase-activating protein 1 isoform X1, with amino-acid sequence MRDRKRDRDTGRGRSRLPYGEPDAGLDPRILGSRPEPKADTQPLSHPEFIQLAKDFEDFRKKCQRTDHELGKYKDLLMKAETERSALDVKLKHARNQVDVEIKRRQRAEADCEKLERQIQLIREMLMCDTSGSIQLSEEQKSALAFLNRGQPSSGNAGNKRLSTIDESGSILSDISFDKTDESLDWDSSLVKTFKLKKREKRRSSSRQFIDGPPGPVKKTRSIGSTVDQGNESIVAKTTVTVPNDGGPIEAVSTIETVPYWTRSRRKTGTLQPWNSDSTLSSRQLEPKTETDNSGTPQNNGGMRLHDFVSKTVIKPESCVPCGKRIKFGKLSLKCRDCRVVSHPECRDRCPLPCIPTLIGTPVKIGEGMLADYVSQTSPMIPSIVVHCVNEIEQRGLTETGLYRISGCDRTVKELKEKFLRVKTVPLLSKVDDIHAICSLLKDFLRNLKEPLLTFRLNKTFMEAAEITDEDNSIAAMYQAVGELPQANRDTLAFLMIHLQRVAQSPNTKMDVTNLAKVFGPTIVAHAVPNPDPVVMLQDIKRQPKVVERLLSLPLEYWSQFMMVEQENIEPIHVIENSNAFSTPQTPSSKVSLLGPVTTPEHQLLKTPSSSSLSQRVRSTLTKNTPRFGSKSKSATNLGRQGNFFASPMLK
- the RACGAP1 gene encoding rac GTPase-activating protein 1 isoform X2, whose protein sequence is MDTTMLNLRNLFEQLVRRVELLSEGNELQFIQLAKDFEDFRKKCQRTDHELGKYKDLLMKAETERSALDVKLKHARNQVDVEIKRRQRAEADCEKLERQIQLIREMLMCDTSGSIQLSEEQKSALAFLNRGQPSSGNAGNKRLSTIDESGSILSDISFDKTDESLDWDSSLVKTFKLKKREKRRSSSRQFIDGPPGPVKKTRSIGSTVDQGNESIVAKTTVTVPNDGGPIEAVSTIETVPYWTRSRRKTGTLQPWNSDSTLSSRQLEPKTETDNSGTPQNNGGMRLHDFVSKTVIKPESCVPCGKRIKFGKLSLKCRDCRVVSHPECRDRCPLPCIPTLIGTPVKIGEGMLADYVSQTSPMIPSIVVHCVNEIEQRGLTETGLYRISGCDRTVKELKEKFLRVKTVPLLSKVDDIHAICSLLKDFLRNLKEPLLTFRLNKTFMEAAEITDEDNSIAAMYQAVGELPQANRDTLAFLMIHLQRVAQSPNTKMDVTNLAKVFGPTIVAHAVPNPDPVVMLQDIKRQPKVVERLLSLPLEYWSQFMMVEQENIEPIHVIENSNAFSTPQTPSSKVSLLGPVTTPEHQLLKTPSSSSLSQRVRSTLTKNTPRFGSKSKSATNLGRQGNFFASPMLK